The Plasmodium coatneyi strain Hackeri chromosome 11, complete sequence DNA segment CCCAAACGGCATGCTGCTAATTTCGAGAATTACtgattttttaattttaacaGATTATTGTTAATTTCTGTCTTCACTTCCTCTGGGTTCAAGTTTAGCGGATCATCCAACTCGTTTTTAAATCCCGGGATGCAGCCATTTTCGCACCTACACTTTCCCCCCAGGTAGGAAGGAATGttctgcaaaaaagaaaaaataaaataaaataagcgGTTTGTTTTTTCACATGCAGATGGACGCTTTTGGCACATCCTCATAAGCTGACTTGTGCGTAGCAACCCCGATGCGCATTTCCCTGTCTATCTTTTGCGACCTACATTTTTATCTACTAGTACAGAGAACCATTCGCAATCCGCAGGTTCCTTGTTCGAAATAATTTTGGGGATTTCTAATTTGTTCAGCGTCCTGCGGCTTATCCCGAAGGTCTTAAGAGTTTCTATGGTTATTCTTATGTAGGACGGGGCGTTTATTAGGTACTGAacggaagggggggaagatgCGACGTTACGCAATGTTAATGTGTGCTATGAGAAGGGACGTACTCGAGGAGAAGTATAAGTGGGAAAATACGCCTCTATATATGTGCCCGATCAAATGCAGTAGGCGCTCTTCACCATCAAGCATGCACGTGTGCGGCTCAAAAGGAAGGGACCTACCGTTTTTCCAACCAACTGCGGATGCAGAAATTCGGACAGTTTTGACGTGTTGGCAAAAACTCTCAAAAATCTCCtatcaaattttttcaacataAATCCTTTTAAGTCGATAAAGCGAAAGGTTCGACAGATGAAGTTatgtttttttgtgttttcaTTACATACAACGAATTCATGTTCATTGGAGTAGACAATATAATCAATTAGGATACTTTCGGGGACGTGATCCAGGAGAAGGGTAAAATTACATAACTTAAGTCTGCCAATAACAATTGGTTGCTTATCTATGGTTGTCTTATGCGTACATGCAGCTAGGGACTTTTTTATTAGGGAATAATATGGCTTTATTCTAATTGGCAATATAACGTCTTCATCCGTTTTGAAGCatactttattattttttagtaaTGGCTGAATGTTGGTTTTCCTCCAAAGAATCGCTTTTTCAATGGAGTCTGCCGCTTCATCTAACTTTTCTCCATAGGAAAGAATGTACCTTACTATTATCGAATCCTCCGTCTTTtcgcttatattttttgttttcaatatggactttattttctttatttgttCTCCATATTTCTTTATCAGTGCATCTAAGTTAGATGACAGCGCCCCCGCGTCCAAAGTCATATTTAACTTTTCGTGGGCACTTGGGGATTAGGGTGGTCGTCAGGGGTGCTTAAAAAGTATAATGTGGGTTTTCGATTTCGGCCAGGGGGTAATGCAACTGCGGAGTGCATGTGCTCCGGTCAGTGCTCCTTTACTGTGTTTGCAAGCATGCACACGTAGTCTCCCTCTCAGTGTGAACAGTTCTTTCGTTTCCCTATTATTTGGATCCTtttcgaagaaaaaaaggaaaacacgttaaagggaaaagaaaaatttcgcAGTGTCATAagttaacaaatttaaacataTGATTTCCTTGCATTTAAAAAGAGCAGCTACTAACAAAACTTGAGATGCTCTaacaaaatgtataataCTTAACACGGATAGACGATGGACACAATTTCTCATAATTTGGTAAACTTTCCGCAATTTTATCGAATTGTGTTGGTATATATCACAATTTTGTCATATGCGTCTTCCCCCCTCTACGTGTACAGATATGCGTGCACTCATATGTTAGGATATGttgggaacaaaaaaaagggaaaggaaaaatataggaaaataaaaacaaaacgtCAACCCTAAGAATAAGCTATTAAATCCAGTATGTTATTATAGGGTACAAGGGACAAAGttggacaaaaaaagtaaatgaaaaggggaaaaaaaaaaaaaaaaaaacattacatTATTAAATTGCATTACACTACCGCTATGCACTGCAGCACTTGGTCACTACAAAGGAATTAACTGCATAACAATGAATCATGTCAGAAACAAGCGAGAAAATTagacaaaattaaaatgtgtcCAAGTGCGAATATGAGGCATTTTTTCATCTTAATTAAAAATACTcatttaaaaagtgaaaaacagTTTCCCCCTTGcgtgttgaaaaaaaaaaaaaaaaaaaagtatacacAAATTTACATAACttcaaaatgtgcatatggaAGGATTAAGACCAACACTGCGCCACTAACTCTCCATAAAAATTTACTGACATATTTGCGAACGTAAATGTAGTATTAGATTAAAGGGGAAACTTCATAATGGCCATTTAACGTAACAACAAAAGCTATTTTACAGCTAGCTAAAaaatcacttttttttttttttttttttttttttttatataatgcATAAAGTTTGGGGAGCGGAAACGCTAGCGTGTGACGTTCGACAGgggtaataaaaaaacacgGGGTCAGTAAAGCGGCCTGAAAAATGGTGGACTCCAGTACAAGGCGCTGGGACGAACTCCAGTGTAAGTGGGGAGGCAAAAATCGGAAAAGACCGAGACTGTTTGACACAAATGGGGCAAAATGACAACACTGAAATATAGTAGCACGAATGAGACAGTGGGGACAGTACGATGTTGTAGGAAGACACGAAAATGGGAAGATGGGGTGGGTCAAAAGGTGACAACGCGAGCACAAACTGGGAAACAGCTAGATGAGCACATTCCTTTTACgcattgttaaaaaaaaaaaaaaaagttcgtGCAAATGAACGCttaaatgaatgaataaatttaaaacaaAGTTGAAAGCAAATAGTTAAACGTGTCCCCGCCTTTTGTAAATCTGTTTTCTCACATTCCTTCATGTGCGTATACACATTTGGATAGTATAAAATGGGAATGTCACACGTCGTCGGTCATATGTTTGGGAAAATGCATTCACGTAAAGAAGGTTGGTCAATCCTCCCACGTTGCttatacgtatgtacatacatactcAATTACACGGTTCAAATTTGCATAAAAGGTCAAACTGGTTCTTTAACATAaacacatgaaaaaatacgCAGCGCATGTCACATAAATGTGAGTACATGGAACTATAAGTTATTCACAGTGGTCGCTTCGTTTTGGcttctttaaatatttatcattttaaaagaaggggagaaatcgtaagaaaattaaaaacacccatatggaaatatataagtataaatCGCAGCACAGATATTGCaatatgcataaaaaaaggtaacCACATATGTAAGcacgtgtatgtatatttacgTATGTTGCTTCATTCCCAGTGGTGGGTACACAACCTCCTCACAAGTTGGCTTCTTATGTGTAATGTAAAATACATGGATGATCACCCAATTAATA contains these protein-coding regions:
- a CDS encoding Sec14-like cytosolic factor encodes the protein MTLDAGALSSNLDALIKKYGEQIKKIKSILKTKNISEKTEDSIIVRYILSYGEKLDEAADSIEKAILWRKTNIQPLLKNNKVCFKTDEDVILPIRIKPYYSLIKKSLAACTHKTTIDKQPIVIGRLKLCNFTLLLDHVPESILIDYIVYSNEHEFVVCNENTKKHNFICRTFRFIDLKGFMLKKFDRRFLRVFANTSKLSEFLHPQLVGKTYLINAPSYIRITIETLKTFGISRRTLNKLEIPKIISNKEPADCEWFSVLVDKNNIPSYLGGKCRCENGCIPGFKNELDDPLNLNPEEVKTEINNNLLKLKNQ